The region GTCAGGGGGCCCGCTGTCGTCGGCGCTCAGCAGGCTGCTGGCCGCCTGGGAGCCGGCGCTGTCGGCGCTGCCGGAGCGCGAGCGGTAGGGGGGCAGGTCGCCTTGGTTCAGGGACTCGGTGTCCGAGGAGTAGGGAGGCGGAGGGAGGTCGTACCAGGCGGGTCTGCAAAGGGagaggcgggggcggcggggggccgggggtcAGGAGCCCAGGCCCTGTCTGCGGCTTGCTGCTGCCCACCCCGCAGGACGGCCATCCGAGGTCTCGGGGGACCCCTGCAGCAGGACCGAGGGACCGGAAAACGGTTGGTGTACGGTGCTGCCGCGTGCCTGATGGCAGTGACCTGTGGGGGGCTTTGGGGGGCCCGGGCAGAGGCTGCCCCACTCCAGCGAGGGGCCCTGGGGCCTAGGGGGCCCCCACTGTTTGGGATCAACCACTGGCAGGCTCCCGGCAAGCCTTGGGATCCAGGTGTGGGCACATACTCTGCTTTCCCCATCAAtaacctccctccccccacctctgctACCCAGCACACACACCTTTGGTCCAGTAGGGCCTCTGAGTAGGACGGCGGGGAGCCCACTTCCGATGCATTCTGCTCGGCCTGGCTGGCCACATACTGGATGCCGTTGTTGACATTGTAGGTGACGTTGCAGTGGTGGGGGTGGTCCAGGACCACCAGGCGGGAGAGCAGCACGGGATGCTGCAGCCGGTGCACAGGCAGCGTCATGAGGTTGTTCCTCTTCCGCTGGTGGTGCAAGACCAGTGCCAGCAGGGCCACCACCAGCACGAAGATGACAGAGCTGCCGATGATGGCGTAGGTGATGCTGGGGTAGTACACGAGCTGGTTCTCTGACGTCACAAACACCTGCCCGCTGCCAGGTTCTGAGAAACCCCAGaggggagacagaaggagagaggttAGCATTTTGGTTTACTCTTCCGCTCAAGTCCGTCCCAGGGAATGGATGCAAATGTTTGTAACGACATAATTCGCAACAGCAGCAGCCAGAAAGTGGGAACCACACCAATGTCCAGGGACTGGTGAAGGGATAAGTAAAATGTGGGAAAGCCACAccttggaatattatttggccatcaAAAGTACTGATATGTggtataacatggatgaacctcaaaaaacATTACGCCATGCcaaataagccaaacacaaaaggccaagtactgtaggattccatttatatgaaatgttcaggaaaggcaaatttataaagacagaaaatggatTAATGGTTGCAGAAGGCTGGAAATTTGCTAGAAACTCACCAGAAGTTTGTAATATAACATCTGAGGAATACCGGTCAGTGCGTCCGGGTTCCTCATGTCTGCAGAGTGTTTATTTTTACACCAGGCCTTATGCCAGGCTTTCCAGATTGAGAGCCAGCACAGCACAGCATAAGCTACCATCACggcctctggagccagactaCGTTCCAATCCCAGCTTCTGTGCCTTCTGGAACTTACTATGTGCCCCTTGTAAAGTGGCAACGTCTCCATGCTGTGACTTCCTCATCAATAAAACAGAGATAGTAACAGTGCCCAGCTGACTGGGCTGTCGTGAGCATGAAATCAGCGAATGGTGATGGGGCACTCAGGACAAGAGCAGACACACGGTGCCATGTGGTATGTGCTCAAAACAGGCAAACATGTGCTTTATACCCTCTGCTTGCCTCACAGCAACTCCAGGAATTAGGTGCTGTCactgccttctttttaaaatgaggaaagtgaATCTCAGAGAGTCTAGGCCCCCTGATGAGGGTCACAGGGTTAGGAGGTAAAGAGCCATGCGTGATTTGAGCCCAGTGGTCTGACATCAGAGGCTTGTCCCTCACACTGTGTGTCCTGCACCCTCTAACCGACCCGCTAGCTAACCTGCAAGCACCCCCCTAAGACCTTCAGGCAAAAGTCTGGGACCCATCTTACCCCCTTAGGTTGCCAACACCCTCCTCTCCAAGTGTACTAATAAGCCATGCTCCCAATACTCAGGTGAAGGGCTTCCCAGTCAGTGGGACACACCTGGCAACCAAGACACGGCCCAGGCTGGCCCAGGAAACCAGCTCGGTCCCTCCTCAGAGAGCCAGGGACCTCCCACCTCTGCAGAAGAACCACAACCACCCACTGTCGTGGCCCAGTTGGAAGAATAAACACAGCCCAAGTGAGCAAATCTGGTGGCCACTTCCTGGGCCTGTTTGAGGCCCCTCCCTCTGAAGCTGTGAGGTTTCAGTGGGTATACAGGAAAAATGCAGATGTGAAGTAGCAGCAGCCGTAGCAACCGCCGTCTGCTCGGGCCCCGTGTCCTGCAGCTGGGCGAAGCTTCACTGATCCCTCGTTTATAGACGTGCACCTGTCCCGTTCATCACAGTATCCCCAGGACGCAGGATGGGGCCTGACACAGAGTGGGCACTCAACACATGCCTTCAACTCAGTGCGAAAAATACCTGTGTGTTCGCACACCTCAGTAAGGCAGgtcctattattattttatcagtcCTACTTCCCAGACAGGAAATGGACTCAGAGGTGAATTAACTTGCCTAAGTTCACATAAGATGCAAGTAGAGGAGCGAGGCTTCAAACCCACGTATTTGTCCATCAGAAAAACCATGCGCTGGGAAACTGGCGATCTCTCCTTTCCTGATCGAAACATCTCTCAACTCTCAAAACAACCCCAATCGCAGACAAAGGAAGAGCCTTCCCCCTCAAGCTCCAGGCCTCATGTTCATTCCCTTTCCAGCCACACTCAAACAGGGGCAAGAAGCTTCGATGCTCTTGTAGGCCACTGCTTCCGATGATGACAGAAAGGTCCTAGACCAAATGCAGAGCATGCTGCAGAcctttggcggggggggggggggggggggggggtggcggagggaggcaggcaggttTGGGACTCTTCGGGAGACAGTGAGCTGTGGCACTCTGGGGTGCTGCTGGAGTCGTGTCTGCTTTCAATGCAGTGGACTAAAAACTGGATGGGAGCacgcatgcacgtgtgtgtgtgttctgcttCAGAGCTCaggcttaaaataaaacatcctcTTTATTTTGTGGTCTCCAGCACAGAGTCGAGGGGTCGAGTCCTGGGGCCATCATTTCTAGCTGCTGCCCAAGCAAGTGGCTGCGCTCCTGGGAGCCTCAGGCCCTCTAAGTTTAGAATGGGGGCGGCAGCGGCAGGTGAATCACGGTAGCCAAGTCCTGGATTCCTGGGTTATAGGGTAAAATACTATGCCTGGCCAAGGTTTGCCCTCAGTTAGGGCCAggttttctcactttttatttttatataaaaattttatttatttattcccgagagacacagacagagaggcagagagacacaggcagagggagaaggaggctccatgaagggagcccgacgtgggactcgatcccgggtctccaggatcacgctctgggcagaaggcagatgctcaactgctgagccacccaggtgtctctcttcttgcttcttcattgtggtaaaatatatacatagctTACAACATTTCccattctccccatttttaaGGGTCCAGTGGCATGAAGTACATTCACGTTCACCGCCACCCGTCTCTAGAactttccatcatcccaaactgGCTAATGCTAATTCTGAGTGCTCGTGTTCTTTTCCCTTATCCTCCCCAACTTCTCTGGACCAGAGGCAGAGGCGGGGAGAGAGTCCCCTTGGTGAGGGCACAGAATGGAGAAGGGAGTAGGGACTGAGTgcatttctttttagagagatgTGTCTCCTAACAAATGAAAAGCCGGTGGAACCGCCTTCAGGAAACAAACAGGTCCAGAGATTTTAAGACACTGACTTCCGTGCAACCACTCGAAGTTTTAAGCGTGCAAGAGGGAGTGCTTTAAAATGAATGGGATATGAAATGATTGCAAATCTTAACGATCTCATTTACGTCTCCGAAAGCAGGCTCTCTCCAGATCTGCCCACTTTGGCAGGCGAGAAGCGGCAATCACATTTACACGAGAAATTATGATGTTCCATAATTCAGTGGAGCCTGGTCTCGTTCTTGCTCTGTATGTAAAATGTCATCTTGTATTAATTCATTAACTAGATTCACTTTTCTTAAGAGCTTAATGAGCCCGCTGgccaaattactaatatcagagtTGCCTGGGACCTGAGTTCTAAGTGCATAATCCACGGATAATGAAGTTTCCATTTATTCTGGCCGCCCCTCAAGCTGATGCCCTCACGCTCCACTGTCAGACGGCCGGGATTCCTGTCCCGCTGCTGCCGCTTCCACGGCACTAATTGCAGGCGATCTGGTTACCGCCCAGAGACCAGTGCGC is a window of Vulpes lagopus strain Blue_001 chromosome 11, ASM1834538v1, whole genome shotgun sequence DNA encoding:
- the LDLRAD3 gene encoding low-density lipoprotein receptor class A domain-containing protein 3 isoform X2, producing the protein MWLLGPLCLLLSSAAESQLLPGNNFTNECNIPGNFMCGNGRCIPGAWQCDGLPDCFDKSDEKECPKAKSKCGPTFFPCASGIHCIIGRFQCNGFEDCPDGSDEENCTANPLLCSTARYHCKNGLCIDKSFICDGQNNCQDNSDEESCESSQEPGSGQVFVTSENQLVYYPSITYAIIGSSVIFVLVVALLALVLHHQRKRNNLMTLPVHRLQHPVLLSRLVVLDHPHHCNVTYNVNNGIQYVASQAEQNASEVGSPPSYSEALLDQRPAWYDLPPPPYSSDTESLNQGDLPPYRSRSGSADSAGSQAASSLLSADDSGPPDGAAGPRDPEPGQAAARV